In Aristaeella hokkaidonensis, the following are encoded in one genomic region:
- a CDS encoding leucine-rich repeat domain-containing protein, which produces MERASIQLPDWEHAVLNGKLIDSEEAEHILIKGPLSIPASSFCLFDNLKSVEIADDVLGIEKYSFRYCQSLKTIQFGKGIQFIEGGSFCGCHLMETLTIPGNVQVIGESAFKELSSLKSLHIEEGVQTIDWYAFSQCGELENVVLPKESIKKVGGFTFSDSKWIKNHPDDFVIVGDTFIRYCGGDTDHLKIPDSVREVAAGSLGYFTTIKEIDFGKNVKRIAGHIFHGDTGLKRIVLPEGLEEIGSWAFGGCYGLRNVTVPDSVLRVGSNAFRPEQFADCPARGCVYVGRALMSFIGDSKKVVIREGTYSISFQAFYRKNKLELVVLSDSIREIKGAFDSCTHLSTVVIPHGVPSSCLKDFSQMKNIKFITYHGSEADEYAKEKAIAVEYVDENMTWEDVIRKC; this is translated from the coding sequence ATGGAAAGAGCTAGTATTCAACTTCCTGATTGGGAACATGCTGTATTAAACGGCAAGCTAATCGATTCTGAAGAGGCTGAACATATCCTTATTAAGGGGCCGTTATCGATTCCCGCCAGTTCATTTTGTCTGTTTGATAATCTCAAAAGTGTTGAGATTGCAGATGATGTATTAGGCATAGAAAAGTATTCATTTAGATATTGTCAATCACTTAAAACTATACAGTTTGGGAAAGGCATTCAATTTATTGAAGGGGGGTCTTTTTGCGGTTGTCATTTGATGGAAACACTTACAATTCCGGGCAATGTTCAGGTAATAGGAGAAAGTGCGTTTAAAGAGTTATCTTCTCTGAAATCACTGCATATTGAGGAGGGTGTACAGACGATTGACTGGTACGCGTTTTCGCAATGTGGAGAACTGGAAAATGTTGTGTTACCAAAGGAAAGTATAAAGAAGGTTGGTGGATTTACATTCTCTGATTCAAAATGGATCAAGAATCATCCAGATGATTTTGTGATTGTTGGTGATACTTTTATCCGGTATTGTGGCGGGGATACAGATCATCTCAAGATACCTGATAGTGTCAGAGAAGTAGCGGCAGGATCGTTAGGTTATTTTACAACAATCAAGGAGATTGATTTCGGAAAGAATGTTAAACGGATAGCTGGTCATATATTTCATGGTGACACTGGATTAAAACGTATTGTCTTGCCCGAAGGACTTGAAGAAATTGGATCGTGGGCTTTTGGGGGCTGCTATGGCCTTAGGAATGTTACAGTTCCCGATTCAGTGCTTAGAGTTGGATCAAACGCTTTTCGTCCAGAACAATTTGCTGATTGTCCGGCGCGCGGGTGTGTTTATGTCGGCAGAGCACTTATGAGTTTTATCGGGGATTCGAAGAAGGTTGTTATTAGAGAGGGAACCTATTCGATAAGCTTTCAGGCTTTTTACCGAAAAAACAAGTTGGAATTAGTTGTGTTATCTGATTCAATAAGGGAAATAAAAGGAGCGTTTGATTCATGTACACACCTGTCCACAGTGGTGATTCCGCACGGGGTACCTTCCTCTTGTTTGAAAGATTTCTCGCAAATGAAGAATATCAAGTTTATCACCTATCATGGATCTGAAGCAGATGAGTACGCAAAAGAGAAAGCGATAGCTGTTGAGTATGTTGATGAGAATATGACGTGGGAAGATGTGATCCGGAAATGTTGA
- a CDS encoding HD domain-containing protein, which produces MATLLDRAIEFAMVKHAGQVRKGTSIPYFTHVMEAMEIVSRMTEDEELRAAAVLHDTLEDTKTTKEELVEAFGQRVADLVAAESEDKRKDRPEGETWLIRKTETIEHLRKADTEIRMLALGDKLSNIRAMTRDYKVIGEKLWQKFNEKNPVMQGMYYGELANAFGEDETLRETPEYREYVELYTALFGKT; this is translated from the coding sequence ATGGCAACACTACTTGATCGCGCAATTGAATTCGCAATGGTGAAGCATGCCGGACAGGTGAGGAAGGGGACTTCAATTCCCTATTTCACTCATGTCATGGAAGCCATGGAGATCGTCTCCCGTATGACGGAAGACGAGGAACTCCGTGCGGCGGCTGTTCTGCACGATACCCTGGAAGATACAAAGACAACAAAAGAAGAACTGGTCGAAGCTTTCGGCCAGCGTGTAGCGGACCTTGTGGCAGCGGAAAGTGAGGACAAACGGAAAGACCGGCCTGAAGGTGAAACCTGGCTGATTCGGAAAACAGAAACCATAGAACATCTCCGGAAGGCGGATACGGAAATCAGGATGCTTGCTCTGGGTGACAAGCTTTCCAATATCCGAGCGATGACCCGGGATTATAAGGTTATCGGTGAGAAACTGTGGCAGAAGTTCAATGAAAAAAATCCGGTAATGCAGGGCATGTATTATGGCGAGCTGGCCAATGCCTTTGGTGAGGATGAAACTCTGCGCGAGACACCGGAATACAGGGAATACGTAGAGTTATACACGGCGCTGTTCGGTAAAACATAA
- the lepB gene encoding signal peptidase I yields the protein MKRKSFFLSVSLILILCITAAYAEEWICSNCGKPNTANFCTNCGQEHDVWICPGCGEKNDDSFCGNCGTPKPIDLSFLYGTWKYDYEDYDSYVVFHEDNTMLVSNTHGGVGQGTYTATANQITMSVDTDDETTTQYKYIDDKIYLDNKPVPLIRSKEAARFCVCLDTETMDDTFPVDTELFFECKDFSELQRFDIVAVYYPVHRKNIHVDRIVGFPGDTIVLQDGYLFVNDEKYDEPYINNEYRTGESNQFGPYTVPEGQFFVLDDHRNKAYDSRNIGALDAGMFVGAMIPNPDLDIFTGQITGFHWDRTIDVEKSTDTPGSGWVLPDGATLTDQREEIYSYDSVFDHYEEAEVQRSTQVFDHNEIYYTYEDNSNGTFTEVPHERPVYTTEYYTETVQQPVYVEVPHYETKYYYTTKSWQYARQITSSGDDQNPYWPTDPISSDERQGKQSQINTLTVSDGDITRTYRVDESYWTSVNLGDTVYITFQRNIAETYISDSIGNYLAPASLQ from the coding sequence ATGAAAAGGAAAAGCTTCTTTTTATCTGTTTCCCTTATACTTATCCTATGCATTACAGCAGCATATGCAGAAGAATGGATCTGCTCAAACTGTGGCAAACCAAACACAGCCAATTTCTGTACAAACTGTGGTCAGGAGCATGATGTATGGATATGTCCTGGCTGTGGTGAAAAAAATGATGATTCTTTCTGCGGTAATTGTGGCACTCCAAAACCTATAGATCTTTCTTTCCTCTATGGCACATGGAAATACGATTATGAAGATTATGACTCTTACGTCGTTTTTCACGAAGATAATACCATGCTGGTTTCCAACACTCATGGCGGTGTAGGTCAGGGAACATATACTGCTACCGCTAATCAAATTACCATGTCTGTTGATACTGATGACGAAACAACGACCCAATATAAATATATCGACGATAAAATATATCTCGATAATAAACCTGTTCCACTTATCCGATCTAAAGAGGCCGCAAGGTTTTGTGTTTGCCTGGATACCGAAACCATGGATGACACTTTCCCTGTCGATACTGAATTATTCTTTGAGTGTAAAGATTTTTCTGAACTCCAACGATTCGACATCGTTGCTGTTTACTATCCTGTACATCGCAAAAACATCCATGTGGATAGAATTGTCGGATTCCCTGGAGATACCATTGTCCTGCAGGATGGATACCTTTTTGTTAATGATGAGAAATATGATGAGCCATACATCAACAATGAATACCGAACGGGCGAATCGAATCAGTTCGGTCCCTATACCGTTCCTGAAGGCCAATTCTTCGTCCTGGACGACCATCGCAACAAAGCCTATGACAGCAGAAACATCGGCGCACTCGACGCCGGCATGTTTGTTGGCGCTATGATTCCAAATCCTGATCTGGACATCTTTACCGGCCAGATCACTGGTTTTCATTGGGATAGGACGATTGATGTCGAAAAATCCACAGATACACCCGGTTCTGGTTGGGTACTTCCTGATGGTGCGACGCTGACGGATCAAAGAGAAGAAATATATTCCTATGATAGTGTTTTTGATCACTATGAAGAGGCAGAAGTTCAACGTTCCACTCAGGTGTTTGATCACAATGAAATATATTATACTTATGAAGATAACAGCAATGGTACCTTCACAGAAGTACCGCATGAACGTCCCGTCTACACTACAGAGTATTATACCGAAACAGTACAGCAACCAGTATATGTCGAAGTACCACATTATGAAACAAAGTATTACTACACCACTAAGAGCTGGCAGTACGCACGCCAGATAACATCATCCGGAGATGACCAGAATCCTTACTGGCCCACAGATCCGATTTCATCAGATGAAAGGCAGGGAAAGCAATCGCAAATCAATACCCTGACCGTTTCAGATGGCGATATTACTCGAACCTACAGAGTTGATGAATCATATTGGACTTCTGTTAATCTCGGTGATACCGTTTATATTACATTCCAAAGGAACATCGCTGAGACTTATATCTCAGACAGTATAGGTAATTACTTGGCCCCGGCTTCATTACAATAA
- a CDS encoding diadenylate cyclase, producing MDIIQEHFDSSSFQERTVLYLTNAIEIVMQYVRAEHVYIKVDVAFVSSDGLVVYSYNNGSEVNQYLVFPDGTPHFIYSPGGQNPDNYPLLKDARKEDINRVFRMWEEKESEYDPRTMLSNVEYIGQFENGDKAYAVAIGYNGGISNKEVFQYVFKSLMRTTRSRIKKKELNTIEDVEAKKISSATVMKNAAISLLSSRFYGVEKDPRKDELYEALCLLSSAPYEKSQNKGRLGIATQTVMQSDAMIRFTNPIEINKANVRVIRKLLELSDRRNTILIAEKGEVVGVYSVPDSKGKYSGTGVIFRGYGKWDLFSDKNGSIMSFDSVMINITNQSLGRRIKKGFELAGIKKYNEKKVFEIVEQAKKQSHGTTIIVSDHAASECERLINANRAVGIDPIAVDEKTILSLSAIDGAMIIDTDGICHAIGAILDGATVNQGTIARGARYNSAITYIDYWASKQSNNKIRAVAIIVSSDDTVDVYPFDPKEK from the coding sequence ATGGATATTATTCAAGAACACTTTGACAGCTCATCGTTTCAGGAACGTACTGTTCTATATTTGACGAATGCTATTGAGATTGTTATGCAATATGTTCGAGCTGAACATGTATATATAAAAGTGGATGTTGCTTTTGTCAGTTCTGACGGATTGGTTGTTTATTCATATAATAATGGCAGTGAAGTAAACCAATATCTTGTTTTTCCTGATGGAACTCCTCATTTTATTTATTCACCGGGAGGACAAAATCCTGATAATTATCCTCTTTTGAAAGATGCAAGAAAAGAAGATATCAATAGGGTTTTCAGAATGTGGGAAGAGAAAGAATCAGAATATGATCCACGTACTATGCTAAGCAATGTTGAATATATAGGTCAATTTGAGAATGGCGACAAAGCGTATGCAGTTGCTATCGGCTATAACGGAGGAATATCGAATAAAGAGGTTTTCCAATATGTATTTAAATCATTGATGCGTACTACTCGGTCTAGGATAAAGAAAAAAGAATTAAACACGATCGAAGATGTAGAAGCAAAAAAAATCAGTTCGGCAACAGTAATGAAAAATGCGGCCATAAGTCTTCTTTCAAGCAGGTTTTATGGCGTGGAAAAAGATCCCCGAAAAGATGAATTGTATGAAGCTTTATGTTTGCTTTCTTCTGCGCCATACGAAAAAAGTCAAAATAAAGGCAGGCTGGGTATCGCGACACAAACAGTAATGCAAAGCGATGCCATGATCCGTTTTACCAATCCGATTGAAATTAACAAGGCAAACGTTAGAGTCATTCGTAAGCTACTTGAATTGAGTGATAGACGGAATACAATCCTCATAGCAGAAAAAGGGGAAGTGGTTGGTGTATATTCGGTTCCTGACAGTAAGGGGAAGTATTCCGGAACAGGGGTCATATTCAGGGGTTATGGGAAGTGGGATTTATTTTCTGATAAAAATGGTTCCATTATGTCATTTGATTCAGTTATGATAAATATAACAAATCAGTCTCTTGGTCGAAGGATCAAAAAAGGGTTTGAATTGGCGGGCATAAAGAAGTATAACGAAAAAAAGGTCTTCGAAATTGTCGAGCAGGCAAAGAAACAATCTCATGGAACCACCATTATTGTTTCTGATCATGCAGCTAGTGAGTGCGAAAGATTAATAAACGCAAATCGAGCAGTCGGCATAGATCCGATTGCTGTAGATGAAAAAACAATTCTTTCTTTATCTGCGATAGATGGAGCGATGATTATTGATACGGACGGGATTTGCCATGCAATAGGAGCTATTCTTGATGGAGCGACAGTTAATCAAGGAACGATAGCAAGGGGAGCTCGATACAATTCTGCTATTACTTATATTGATTATTGGGCATCTAAACAAAGCAATAATAAGATAAGAGCAGTTGCTATAATCGTTTCTTCTGATGACACAGTGGATGTATATCCATTTGACCCAAAAGAAAAATGA
- a CDS encoding PepSY domain-containing protein, giving the protein MSKRLIGLVLALVLLVGCVPVSAGGSMTVQEIVDQVVIPMALENDRGGTGFSRYFSYEDLAEIVRVFEENGFVLPENDVVMQFVTSGYGVPEGLVAERYCQQFFGPFGTWTDEQQGWYDDLEVRLGHAETFGSHVPGKDNMTREEAVAWALKKIREEYGEDLPLEDPDIWQITAMFIKDAPFGSDSHHEDEWSVFLTPKNLEHARYGATFVDRDPENSTQLYSAFLDPEEPFTLNQLRNIFDIVYGVKKNWPQSAWQAYHEWLQKVELNPSDYDYTDYLAFRMTGYPESKADEISREEAIRIAKKAMANERASYNSAVLTEYEGERTWLVSFLIEFPFFSSVDEDEESGDYVVSIDSVTGEVRSLRMERSYNPSFCYAPEKVYTEIQEMLPKEEDLLPLAVEAVRKKYPEAGDPLDEENYSWFSGLSGYGFIKFTARNLQHSNIEVRFKQNGKVDKVTMDPPVDGDNLFSRFYDLYGPMGKWDQTVWVQLEKDMKELEPKEILGKVIKATHYPEESSVSIKQEKARELGRETTGKNMTEVNSCVLVDAQPHPVWIIELLTEHTLSIVGIDAETGETVLSMPCRADFSPRYISFSLPEIWRKIEMEEKGPRYMAPAAIIDRVFPADEEWRGYDLGDVDVTWMDYCYMNEGTAWRMEVDGLTVRCISHREGVKSYEVEFDQEGNVIRFEEKD; this is encoded by the coding sequence ATGAGCAAACGGTTGATCGGCCTGGTGCTGGCCCTGGTATTGTTGGTTGGTTGTGTGCCTGTGTCTGCTGGTGGTTCCATGACGGTGCAGGAAATTGTGGACCAGGTGGTTATCCCGATGGCGCTGGAAAATGATCGAGGGGGCACTGGGTTCAGCCGGTACTTCAGCTATGAAGATCTGGCGGAAATTGTGCGGGTGTTTGAGGAAAACGGGTTTGTTCTTCCGGAGAATGATGTTGTCATGCAGTTTGTGACAAGCGGCTACGGAGTCCCTGAAGGCCTTGTGGCTGAAAGGTACTGCCAGCAGTTCTTCGGGCCGTTCGGCACCTGGACGGATGAACAGCAGGGCTGGTATGACGACCTGGAAGTCAGGCTGGGGCATGCTGAAACCTTCGGCTCCCATGTGCCGGGGAAAGACAATATGACCCGGGAGGAAGCGGTTGCCTGGGCGCTGAAGAAGATCCGGGAGGAGTACGGGGAGGATCTGCCCCTGGAGGATCCGGACATCTGGCAGATAACAGCGATGTTCATCAAAGACGCCCCATTTGGTTCTGATTCCCACCATGAGGATGAATGGTCTGTCTTCCTGACCCCGAAGAACCTGGAGCATGCGCGTTATGGTGCCACATTCGTCGACAGGGATCCCGAGAACAGTACCCAACTGTATTCCGCCTTCCTCGACCCGGAGGAACCCTTCACCCTTAATCAGCTGCGGAATATTTTCGACATCGTTTACGGGGTGAAAAAGAACTGGCCCCAGTCTGCCTGGCAGGCATACCATGAATGGCTGCAGAAGGTGGAGCTGAATCCGTCAGACTACGACTATACCGATTATCTGGCATTCCGGATGACCGGTTATCCCGAATCCAAAGCAGATGAGATCTCCCGGGAGGAGGCCATCCGGATCGCAAAGAAAGCCATGGCAAACGAGAGGGCGTCCTATAACAGCGCCGTGCTGACAGAATACGAAGGCGAGCGCACCTGGCTGGTTTCCTTTCTGATCGAGTTTCCTTTTTTCTCTTCTGTTGATGAAGATGAGGAAAGCGGAGACTATGTGGTCAGCATTGACAGCGTAACCGGTGAAGTCCGCAGCCTGCGGATGGAGCGCTCTTACAACCCTTCCTTCTGCTATGCCCCGGAAAAGGTATACACGGAAATCCAGGAGATGCTGCCGAAGGAGGAGGACCTGCTCCCGCTGGCTGTGGAAGCCGTGCGAAAAAAGTATCCCGAGGCGGGAGACCCGCTGGATGAAGAGAACTACAGCTGGTTTTCCGGCCTGAGCGGCTATGGGTTTATCAAATTCACCGCCCGGAACCTGCAGCACAGCAATATCGAAGTACGGTTTAAACAGAACGGAAAGGTGGATAAAGTGACCATGGATCCACCCGTGGACGGAGACAACCTGTTCAGCCGGTTCTATGATCTTTACGGGCCCATGGGCAAATGGGATCAGACCGTATGGGTGCAGCTGGAAAAGGACATGAAGGAGCTGGAGCCTAAAGAAATCCTGGGCAAGGTGATAAAGGCCACCCACTATCCGGAGGAATCCTCCGTGAGCATCAAGCAGGAGAAGGCGCGGGAACTGGGACGTGAAACCACCGGTAAAAATATGACAGAAGTGAACAGCTGCGTACTGGTGGACGCGCAGCCCCATCCCGTGTGGATCATTGAGCTCCTGACGGAACATACCCTGTCCATCGTCGGGATTGACGCGGAAACCGGCGAAACCGTGCTTTCCATGCCGTGCAGGGCTGACTTCTCACCGCGGTACATATCCTTCTCCCTGCCGGAAATCTGGCGGAAGATCGAAATGGAGGAAAAGGGCCCGCGTTATATGGCCCCGGCGGCGATCATCGACAGGGTATTCCCGGCGGATGAGGAATGGCGGGGGTACGATCTCGGCGACGTGGATGTCACCTGGATGGATTATTGTTATATGAATGAGGGCACCGCGTGGAGGATGGAAGTGGACGGGCTGACCGTACGCTGCATCAGCCACAGAGAAGGTGTAAAGAGCTACGAGGTGGAGTTTGATCAGGAGGGAAACGTGATCCGGTTTGAGGAGAAAGACTGA
- a CDS encoding EAL domain-containing protein yields MQYISEFCVAAVMGTVVLFALYFLKRNYDTPHNRLFFCMVVINLLASAINIVSVHTITYPEQFTPFTRDLVNLSYLWFYNLLAGVFLLYADNLTKIPQLKYPVRIFFFSVHLLETFLIFTSPASKWIAYFDENLVYCRGSLHWLLYTISYAEILGGLLLYAFCRKKFNHYQKIAVFWYAVANFVAQVFQIIFPHYVIGNFMTTLSLFFLFVAFENHAYYLFQTTMCYNRYAFTTTIRRLQKRRTPYQIMALHMDYIRTSAVASRPSIIDQLTILLAERMDSAFPGKVYVLSNECFAVIEADASPEWEQFARDKVQECFAAPFAVTQQEKTETIRISPMIRTITVTEHFPDGYALLDYLTETENVSTAALSDEAVDMALESMRGEQRMLHLIDKALETRAFKVFFQPILDVESGTYRSAEALIRLRDGNGSFINPEELIRVAEKNGRIDAVGLYVFEEVCRMIRDRDTRSLGLNCIQVNLSPRQLRNPALADDLLELMRMYGLSTDAINLEITETAETTQKEKEQMVSFMERMRAEGVAFSLDDYGSGFATIGTLLTYPVDLVKFDRDILWKAMTEPSAMTLLKTSLNAVHGIGKKAVVEGVETREMEEMLRKNDSDYLQGFLFSRPLAEENFIRFIREHNM; encoded by the coding sequence ATGCAGTATATCAGCGAATTTTGTGTTGCCGCAGTGATGGGCACTGTGGTGCTTTTCGCGCTGTATTTCCTGAAACGGAATTACGACACGCCGCACAACCGGCTCTTTTTCTGCATGGTCGTGATCAACCTGCTGGCCTCCGCGATCAATATTGTTTCGGTTCATACCATTACCTATCCGGAGCAGTTTACGCCCTTTACCCGGGACCTGGTGAACCTGTCCTATCTCTGGTTTTACAACCTGCTGGCCGGCGTTTTCCTGCTGTATGCCGACAACCTGACCAAGATCCCGCAGCTCAAATACCCTGTCCGGATCTTCTTCTTTTCCGTCCATCTCCTGGAAACTTTCCTGATCTTCACTTCTCCCGCTTCAAAGTGGATCGCCTACTTTGACGAAAACCTGGTCTACTGCCGGGGCAGCCTTCACTGGCTGCTTTATACCATCTCCTACGCGGAGATCCTGGGCGGCCTGCTTCTCTACGCTTTCTGCCGGAAGAAGTTCAACCATTACCAGAAGATCGCTGTTTTCTGGTATGCCGTCGCCAATTTCGTGGCGCAGGTGTTCCAGATCATCTTCCCGCACTATGTCATCGGCAATTTCATGACCACCCTGAGCCTGTTCTTCCTCTTCGTGGCCTTTGAAAACCATGCCTATTACCTCTTCCAGACCACCATGTGCTATAACCGCTACGCGTTCACCACCACGATCCGCCGCCTGCAGAAAAGACGGACGCCGTATCAGATCATGGCCCTGCACATGGATTATATCCGCACTTCCGCCGTGGCCTCCCGCCCGTCCATCATTGACCAATTGACCATTCTCCTGGCGGAGCGGATGGACAGCGCTTTCCCCGGCAAGGTCTACGTCCTTTCCAACGAGTGCTTCGCGGTCATCGAGGCGGACGCCTCCCCGGAGTGGGAGCAGTTCGCCCGGGACAAGGTGCAGGAATGCTTTGCTGCGCCTTTTGCCGTCACCCAGCAGGAAAAGACGGAAACCATCCGCATTTCCCCGATGATCCGCACCATTACCGTCACCGAACATTTCCCCGACGGTTACGCCCTCCTGGACTACCTGACTGAAACGGAGAACGTCAGCACCGCCGCCCTGTCGGACGAGGCCGTGGACATGGCCCTGGAATCCATGCGCGGCGAGCAGCGGATGCTTCACCTGATTGACAAGGCTCTGGAAACCCGCGCCTTCAAGGTCTTTTTCCAGCCGATCCTGGATGTGGAAAGCGGCACCTACCGCAGCGCGGAAGCCCTGATCCGCCTGCGGGACGGCAACGGATCTTTCATCAACCCGGAGGAGCTGATCCGCGTTGCGGAGAAAAACGGACGAATCGACGCCGTGGGCCTGTATGTGTTTGAGGAAGTCTGCCGCATGATCCGGGACCGGGATACCCGGAGCCTGGGCCTGAACTGCATCCAGGTGAACCTGTCTCCCCGCCAGCTGCGCAATCCGGCCCTGGCGGACGACCTGCTGGAACTGATGCGCATGTACGGCCTTTCCACGGACGCTATCAACCTGGAGATCACGGAAACCGCCGAGACCACCCAGAAGGAAAAGGAACAGATGGTCTCCTTCATGGAGCGCATGCGGGCGGAAGGCGTCGCCTTCAGCCTGGATGATTACGGCTCCGGCTTTGCCACCATCGGCACGCTCCTGACCTACCCCGTGGACCTGGTCAAGTTTGACCGGGATATCCTCTGGAAGGCCATGACAGAGCCTTCCGCCATGACCCTGCTCAAAACCTCCCTTAACGCCGTCCACGGCATCGGCAAGAAAGCCGTTGTGGAAGGCGTTGAAACCAGGGAAATGGAAGAGATGCTCCGTAAAAACGACAGCGACTACCTCCAGGGATTCCTCTTCTCCCGCCCCCTGGCGGAGGAGAACTTTATCCGCTTTATCCGGGAACACAATATGTGA
- a CDS encoding TrpB-like pyridoxal phosphate-dependent enzyme, which yields MAHNEIPYKIYLTESEMPTYWYNLRADMKNKPAPLLNPGTHQPMTAAELSGVFCDELVQQELDNDTREYPVPQEILDFYKMYRPSPLVRAYCLEKKLGTPAKIYYKFEGNNTSGSHKLNSAIAQAYYAKKQGLKGVTTETGAGQWGTALSMACAYFELDCKVYMVKVSYEQKPFRREVMRVYGASVTPSPSMTTQVGQKILAEHPGTTGSLGCAISEAVEVAVSNPGYRYVLGSVLNQVLLHQSVIGMETKIAMDKYGIKPDTIIGCAGGGSNLGGLIAPFMGEKLRGEADYDFIAVEPASCPSFTRGVYAYDFCDTGMVCPLAKMYTLGSDFIPAPNHAGGLRYHGMSPILSQLYDDKLMRAVSVPQTKVFEAAETFARTEGILPAPESSHAICAAIDEALKCKETGEEKTILFGLTGTGYFDLVAYEKFHDGKMDDYIPTDDELAAFRARLPKI from the coding sequence ATGGCACACAATGAAATTCCCTACAAAATCTACCTGACCGAATCCGAGATGCCCACTTACTGGTACAACCTGCGGGCCGATATGAAGAACAAGCCCGCGCCCCTGCTGAATCCCGGCACCCATCAGCCCATGACCGCGGCTGAGCTTTCCGGCGTTTTCTGCGACGAGCTGGTGCAGCAGGAACTGGACAACGATACCCGTGAATATCCCGTGCCCCAGGAGATCCTGGACTTCTACAAGATGTACCGTCCCTCTCCCCTGGTCCGGGCCTACTGCCTGGAGAAGAAGCTGGGCACCCCCGCGAAGATCTACTACAAATTCGAAGGCAACAACACCAGCGGCAGCCATAAGCTGAATTCCGCCATCGCCCAGGCCTACTACGCCAAGAAGCAGGGCCTGAAGGGCGTCACCACCGAGACCGGCGCCGGCCAGTGGGGCACGGCCCTGTCCATGGCCTGCGCGTATTTCGAACTGGACTGCAAGGTGTACATGGTCAAGGTTTCCTATGAGCAGAAACCCTTCCGCCGCGAAGTGATGCGGGTCTACGGCGCTTCCGTGACGCCTTCTCCCTCCATGACCACCCAGGTGGGCCAGAAGATCCTGGCGGAGCATCCCGGCACCACCGGTTCCCTGGGCTGCGCCATTTCCGAGGCCGTTGAAGTGGCCGTGAGCAATCCCGGCTACCGCTACGTGCTGGGCAGCGTGCTGAACCAGGTGCTCCTGCACCAGTCCGTCATCGGTATGGAAACCAAGATCGCCATGGATAAATACGGCATCAAGCCGGATACCATCATCGGCTGCGCCGGCGGCGGCAGCAACCTGGGAGGCCTGATCGCTCCCTTCATGGGCGAGAAGCTCCGGGGTGAAGCGGATTACGACTTCATCGCCGTGGAGCCCGCCTCCTGCCCCAGCTTCACCCGCGGCGTCTACGCCTACGACTTCTGCGACACCGGCATGGTGTGCCCGCTGGCGAAGATGTACACCCTGGGTTCCGACTTCATCCCGGCTCCGAACCACGCCGGCGGCCTGCGGTATCACGGCATGAGCCCCATCCTGTCCCAGCTGTATGATGACAAGCTGATGCGCGCGGTTTCCGTGCCCCAGACCAAGGTCTTTGAAGCGGCCGAAACCTTCGCCCGCACCGAAGGCATCCTGCCCGCCCCGGAAAGCAGCCACGCCATCTGCGCGGCCATCGACGAAGCCCTCAAGTGCAAGGAAACCGGCGAAGAGAAGACCATCCTCTTCGGCCTCACTGGCACCGGCTACTTCGACCTGGTGGCCTACGAGAAGTTCCATGACGGCAAGATGGACGACTACATTCCCACCGACGACGAGCTGGCCGCCTTCCGTGCCCGCCTGCCGAAGATCTGA